The Buchnera aphidicola str. APS (Acyrthosiphon pisum) genome has a segment encoding these proteins:
- the ispF gene encoding 2-C-methyl-D-erythritol 2,4-cyclodiphosphate synthase, whose translation MRIGYGFDLHAFGSTKPLIIGGVLIPCEKGLIAHSNGDLLIHSLIDALLGATAMGDIGSFFPSNNYIYKNIDSRILLKKIWNKIILLNYDICNIDITIIAEYPKMLPYIFFMRSNLSLDLNTEIDNISIKSTTSKKIGCIGRKEAIACHSIVMLIKNKKCI comes from the coding sequence ATGAGAATTGGATATGGTTTTGATCTTCATGCTTTTGGAAGCACTAAACCATTAATTATTGGTGGTGTTTTAATACCTTGTGAAAAAGGTTTAATTGCTCACTCTAATGGTGATTTATTAATACATTCTTTAATCGATGCATTATTGGGAGCGACTGCTATGGGTGATATTGGTTCTTTTTTCCCAAGTAACAATTACATCTACAAAAATATTGACAGTAGAATTTTATTAAAAAAAATTTGGAATAAAATCATACTATTAAATTATGATATATGTAATATTGATATTACTATTATTGCAGAATATCCAAAAATGTTGCCTTATATATTTTTTATGCGATCAAATTTATCATTAGATCTTAATACTGAAATAGATAATATCAGTATTAAATCTACAACTTCCAAAAAAATAGGATGCATTGGAAGAAAAGAAGCGATCGCTTGTCACTCGATTGTAATGCTAATAAAAAATAAAAAATGTATTTAA
- a CDS encoding cell division protein FtsB has protein sequence MKILKIFLLSLLFWLQYSLWFGKNGVLDFIKIYRRVTIEKKNNEYLDMRNNQIILEIENFNNHINKDKKKT, from the coding sequence ATGAAGATATTAAAAATATTTTTGCTTTCTTTGTTATTTTGGTTGCAATATTCTCTTTGGTTTGGGAAAAATGGTGTTTTAGATTTTATAAAAATATATAGAAGGGTTACGATAGAAAAAAAAAATAATGAATATCTTGATATGCGTAATAATCAAATAATATTAGAAATTGAAAATTTTAATAATCATATTAATAAAGATAAAAAAAAAACATAA
- the cysC gene encoding adenylyl-sulfate kinase: protein MNNNFQNNIFWQKHSITRLKREKKNGHKSIVLWFTGLSGSGKSTIANFLEEILFKNGINSYLLDGDNIRSGLCSDLSFSLADRNENIRRIGEVVKMMLHAGLIILVSVISPYRNQREMVRQMLGKKNFLEVFIDTPIEICESRDPKKLYKQARTGQISDFTGIQCTYETPNTPDVLLKGTDSLKNNSKKLIKILYNHNIISFINID, encoded by the coding sequence ATGAACAATAATTTTCAAAACAATATTTTTTGGCAAAAACATTCAATTACACGCCTAAAACGTGAAAAAAAAAATGGTCATAAATCAATTGTACTATGGTTCACTGGGCTCTCAGGTTCAGGAAAATCAACCATAGCAAATTTTTTAGAAGAAATATTGTTTAAAAATGGAATTAATAGCTATTTATTAGACGGAGACAATATTAGGTCTGGTTTATGTTCTGATTTAAGTTTTAGTTTGGCAGATAGGAATGAAAACATTAGACGCATTGGAGAAGTAGTAAAAATGATGTTACATGCTGGTCTAATAATATTGGTATCAGTTATTTCCCCCTATAGAAATCAAAGGGAAATGGTACGTCAAATGTTAGGAAAAAAAAACTTTTTAGAAGTTTTCATTGATACACCTATTGAAATTTGTGAATCTCGAGATCCTAAAAAATTATATAAACAAGCCCGCACAGGCCAAATATCTGATTTTACTGGTATACAATGTACATACGAAACTCCTAATACACCTGATGTTCTTTTAAAGGGTACAGATTCTTTAAAAAATAACTCAAAAAAATTAATAAAAATTTTATATAATCATAATATAATATCTTTTATTAACATAGATTAA
- the ispD gene encoding 2-C-methyl-D-erythritol 4-phosphate cytidylyltransferase translates to MILVNLFEPKIIAIVPAAGIGSRMKIDVPKQYIKIQNRTILEHTLTTLLLHPNIVQIIVSLNKKDNYFHKLSISSNFRIISVVGGEKRINSVLSGLIVVKNVDWVIVHDAVRPCLSYKDLEKLISIIKKNPVGAILARPVSDTIKYSNLKQKKAVYTVYRKNLWHALTPQLFQVELLKNCLKKIIKDQISVTDEASALEYCGYNPLLVLGSCRNIKITWPEDLVLANFYLKNHIIDK, encoded by the coding sequence ATGATCTTGGTTAATTTATTTGAACCAAAAATTATAGCTATCGTACCTGCTGCTGGAATAGGTAGTAGAATGAAGATAGATGTACCTAAACAATATATAAAAATTCAAAATCGTACTATTCTTGAGCATACCTTAACAACATTATTATTACATCCTAATATAGTTCAAATAATTGTAAGCTTAAATAAAAAAGATAATTACTTTCATAAATTATCTATTTCGTCTAATTTTCGTATTATTTCTGTAGTGGGTGGTGAAAAAAGAATAAATTCAGTTTTATCAGGATTAATAGTAGTAAAAAATGTAGATTGGGTTATAGTTCATGATGCAGTTCGTCCGTGTTTAAGCTATAAAGATTTAGAAAAATTAATATCTATTATTAAAAAAAATCCAGTAGGTGCGATTTTAGCAAGACCTGTATCTGATACTATTAAATATAGTAATTTAAAACAAAAAAAAGCAGTGTACACAGTATATAGAAAAAATCTATGGCATGCTTTGACTCCTCAGTTATTTCAGGTAGAGCTACTAAAAAATTGTTTAAAAAAAATAATTAAAGATCAGATTAGCGTTACAGATGAGGCATCAGCACTAGAATATTGTGGATATAATCCATTACTTGTTTTAGGTAGTTGTAGAAACATTAAAATTACTTGGCCTGAAGATCTTGTTCTTGCAAACTTTTATTTAAAAAATCACATTATAGATAAATAA